The Streptomyces sp. Alt3 genome has a segment encoding these proteins:
- a CDS encoding lipoate--protein ligase family protein has protein sequence MHGEYKVPGGKLVVVDLDVREGVLRDVRVAGDFFLEPDEAILSINGALEGAPSSTDAAGLAARITAALPESAVMLGLTAEGVGVAVRRALAHATEWSDFDWQLVHMAPQAPALHMALDEVLTAEVAAGRRAPTLRVWEWASPAVVIGSFQSLRNEVDPDGAARHGMTVVRRVSGGGAMFVEPMSTITYSLSVPESLVSGLTFADSYAYLDDWVLGALGDMGIKAWYQPLNDIATDAGKIAGAAQKRMVGPDGGPGAVLHHVTMSYDIDADKMLEVLRIGKEKMSDKGTRSAKKRVDPLRRQTGLAREQVIEHMIASFRGRYGLATGHVTAEELARAEELVQTKFATEEWTARVP, from the coding sequence GTGCATGGCGAGTACAAGGTGCCCGGCGGCAAGCTTGTCGTCGTGGATCTGGACGTCCGGGAAGGCGTACTGCGTGACGTACGCGTCGCCGGGGACTTCTTCCTGGAGCCCGACGAGGCGATCCTCTCCATCAACGGCGCCCTGGAGGGGGCCCCTTCCTCGACGGATGCCGCCGGCCTGGCGGCCCGGATCACGGCGGCCCTGCCGGAATCGGCCGTCATGCTGGGGCTGACCGCGGAAGGAGTCGGCGTCGCCGTGCGGCGAGCTCTGGCGCACGCGACCGAATGGAGCGACTTCGACTGGCAGCTGGTGCACATGGCGCCGCAGGCCCCGGCCCTGCACATGGCGCTGGACGAGGTCCTCACCGCCGAGGTGGCGGCGGGGCGGCGGGCACCCACGCTGCGGGTGTGGGAGTGGGCCTCGCCCGCCGTGGTCATCGGCAGCTTCCAGTCACTGCGCAACGAGGTGGACCCCGACGGGGCGGCGAGGCACGGGATGACCGTGGTGCGCAGGGTCTCCGGAGGCGGGGCCATGTTCGTGGAACCCATGAGCACCATCACCTACTCGTTGTCCGTGCCGGAGTCGCTGGTGTCCGGCCTCACCTTCGCCGACAGTTACGCCTACCTCGACGACTGGGTCCTGGGCGCGCTCGGCGACATGGGCATCAAGGCCTGGTACCAGCCCCTCAACGACATCGCCACCGACGCGGGCAAGATCGCCGGAGCCGCCCAGAAGCGGATGGTGGGCCCCGACGGTGGCCCGGGAGCCGTACTGCACCACGTGACCATGTCGTACGACATCGACGCCGACAAGATGCTGGAGGTCCTCCGCATCGGCAAGGAGAAGATGTCCGACAAGGGCACCAGGAGCGCCAAGAAGCGCGTCGACCCGCTCCGCCGTCAGACCGGCCTCGCCCGTGAACAGGTGATCGAGCACATGATCGCCTCCTTCCGCGGCCGTTACGGGCTGGCCACCGGTCACGTCACCGCGGAGGAGCTGGCCCGGGCGGAGGAGCTGGTGCAGACGAAGTTCGCCACGGAGGAGTGGACCGCGCGGGTGCCGTAG
- a CDS encoding NADP-dependent isocitrate dehydrogenase yields the protein MTDSTIIYTHTDEAPALATYSFLPVIEAYASTAGVTVERRDISLAGRIIAGFPERLEADQRIDDALAELGELARTPGANIIKLPNISASIPQLKAAIAELQAQGYALPDYPDDPRTDEDKDVRARYDKVKGSAVNPVLREGNSDRRAPASVKNYAKAHPHRMGAWSADSKTNVATMGVDDFRSTEKSVVIGEAGSLRIELAGDDGTTTVLRESVPVLAGEVVDAAVMRVAALREFFTAQVARAKAEDVLFSVHLKATMMKVSDPIIFGHVVRAFFPNTFAKYGDVLAAAGLTPNDGLGGILKGLDSVDAGAEIKASFESELAEGPALAMVDSDKGITNLHVPSDVIVDASMPAMIRTSGHMWGPDGGEADTIAVLPDSSYAGVYQVVIDDCRANGAFDPSTMGSVPNVGLMAQKAEEYGSHDKTFEVPTTGTVRVVDGNGDVLLEQAVGAGDIFRMCQTKDLPIQDWVKLAVTRARATGNPAVFWLDEGRAHDANLIAKVNTYLAEHDTDGLDISIRTPEEATAFSLERIRRGEDTISVTGNVLRDYLTDLFPILELGTSAKMLSVVPLMNGGGLFETGAGGSAPKHVQQLVKEDYLRWDSLGEFLALAVSFEHLATTTDNARARVLGDTLDRATGTFLNEDKSPSRKLGGIDNRGSHFYLALYWAQELAQQTDDAALAEAFGPLARTLSEQEQTIVDELVAVQGKPVDIGGYYQPDPAKAEAVMRPSATFNKAIATLG from the coding sequence GTGACTGACTCGACCATCATCTATACGCACACCGACGAGGCCCCTGCCCTGGCGACGTACTCGTTCCTGCCCGTCATCGAGGCCTACGCCTCGACCGCGGGTGTCACGGTGGAGCGCCGCGACATCTCCCTGGCGGGGCGGATCATCGCCGGCTTCCCGGAGCGTCTCGAGGCCGACCAGCGTATCGATGACGCGCTCGCCGAGCTCGGCGAGCTGGCCAGGACTCCCGGCGCGAACATCATCAAGCTGCCCAACATCTCTGCCTCGATCCCGCAGCTCAAGGCCGCGATCGCAGAGCTCCAGGCGCAGGGCTACGCGCTTCCTGACTACCCGGACGACCCGCGGACCGACGAGGACAAGGACGTCCGCGCGCGGTACGACAAGGTCAAGGGCAGTGCGGTCAACCCCGTCCTGCGTGAGGGCAACTCCGACCGCCGCGCCCCCGCGTCGGTCAAGAACTACGCCAAGGCCCACCCGCACCGCATGGGTGCCTGGAGCGCCGACTCGAAGACGAACGTCGCCACCATGGGCGTCGACGACTTCCGCTCGACCGAGAAGTCCGTCGTCATCGGTGAGGCCGGTTCGCTGCGCATCGAGCTCGCGGGCGACGACGGCACCACCACCGTGCTGCGCGAGTCCGTACCCGTCCTCGCGGGCGAGGTCGTGGACGCCGCCGTCATGCGTGTCGCCGCGCTGCGTGAGTTCTTCACCGCCCAGGTCGCGCGTGCCAAGGCCGAGGACGTCCTGTTCTCCGTGCACCTCAAGGCCACGATGATGAAGGTCTCCGACCCGATCATCTTCGGTCACGTGGTCCGCGCCTTCTTCCCGAACACCTTCGCCAAGTACGGTGACGTGCTCGCGGCGGCCGGTCTCACCCCGAACGACGGCCTCGGCGGCATCCTCAAGGGCCTCGACTCCGTGGACGCCGGCGCCGAGATCAAGGCGTCCTTCGAGTCCGAGCTCGCCGAGGGCCCCGCCCTGGCGATGGTCGACTCCGACAAGGGCATCACCAACCTGCACGTGCCGAGCGACGTCATCGTCGACGCGTCCATGCCGGCCATGATCCGCACCTCCGGCCACATGTGGGGCCCGGACGGCGGCGAGGCCGACACCATCGCGGTCCTCCCCGACAGCAGCTACGCCGGTGTCTACCAGGTCGTCATCGACGACTGCCGCGCCAACGGCGCCTTCGACCCGTCGACCATGGGCTCCGTGCCCAACGTCGGTCTGATGGCGCAGAAGGCCGAGGAGTACGGCAGCCACGACAAGACCTTCGAGGTCCCCACCACCGGCACGGTGCGGGTCGTCGACGGCAACGGCGACGTCCTCCTGGAGCAGGCCGTCGGCGCCGGTGACATCTTCCGCATGTGCCAGACCAAGGACCTGCCGATCCAGGACTGGGTCAAGCTCGCCGTCACCCGCGCCCGCGCGACCGGCAACCCGGCCGTGTTCTGGCTCGACGAGGGCCGCGCACACGACGCCAACCTCATCGCCAAGGTCAACACCTACCTGGCCGAGCACGACACCGACGGCCTGGACATCTCCATCCGTACGCCGGAGGAGGCCACGGCGTTCTCCCTGGAGCGCATCCGCCGCGGTGAGGACACCATCTCGGTCACCGGCAACGTGCTGCGTGACTACCTCACCGACCTGTTCCCGATCCTCGAGCTGGGCACCAGCGCGAAGATGCTCTCCGTCGTCCCGCTCATGAACGGCGGCGGACTGTTCGAGACCGGTGCCGGCGGCTCCGCGCCCAAGCACGTCCAGCAGCTGGTCAAGGAGGACTACCTGCGCTGGGACAGCCTGGGCGAGTTCCTCGCGCTCGCGGTCAGCTTCGAGCACCTCGCGACCACCACGGACAACGCGCGCGCCCGGGTGCTCGGTGACACCCTGGACCGGGCGACGGGCACCTTCCTCAACGAGGACAAGTCCCCGAGCCGCAAGCTCGGCGGCATCGACAACCGCGGCAGCCACTTCTACCTTGCGCTCTACTGGGCCCAGGAGCTGGCGCAGCAGACCGACGATGCCGCGCTCGCCGAGGCGTTCGGGCCGCTGGCCAGGACGCTGTCCGAGCAGGAGCAGACCATCGTCGACGAGCTGGTCGCCGTCCAGGGCAAGCCGGTCGACATCGGCGGCTACTACCAGCCCGACCCGGCGAAGGCGGAGGCCGTGATGCGTCCGTCGGCCACCTTCAACAAGGCCATCGCGACCCTGGGCTGA
- a CDS encoding ABC transporter substrate-binding protein, with translation MTDDRSVRDGGTLTVALNSDPDKLDPTLAQTLVGRTVFAGMCEKLYDIDEDGTVVPQLAASLPDTSADGRTVTFRVRPGAKFSDGTALDAEAVVTSLLRHRDLPGSARGTELAPVRKAEATGPLTVRLTLDHAYVPLTGVLADRAGMVMSPTALKKYGKNFTNHPSCVGPFRFVERVGGDRIVLKKDPNYYDADRVHLDGVVYKPIPDGNVRLANLRSGDLQVGDQMAPVDVRSALTEPKLQLFNSPSLGYQGIGLNVGNVKGLGEQPGKIDTPIARDVRVREAFELAIDRELLNKVVFQGMYEPACGPISPQSAIAPGIRPQDCPRRDVDRAKELLEEAGVRTPVKIELKTSTTPEQGRVGQVLQAMVKEAGFELSLRPTEYATMLAETDAGDYDVFTSGWSGRLDPDGNVSNFLKTAGAMNAYGLGDPEIDKLIAEGRSVADPARRTEIYDRLTRRVQDAHALIYLYRQKNYVVAGKDVAGLHVYGDGLIRVKNAGYTR, from the coding sequence ATGACCGACGACCGGTCCGTACGCGACGGCGGGACACTCACCGTCGCCCTCAACTCCGACCCCGACAAACTGGACCCCACCCTCGCGCAGACACTCGTGGGCCGCACGGTCTTCGCGGGCATGTGCGAGAAGCTCTACGACATCGACGAGGACGGCACCGTCGTGCCGCAGCTCGCCGCCTCGCTCCCGGACACCTCGGCAGACGGCCGCACCGTCACCTTCCGGGTGCGCCCCGGGGCGAAGTTCAGCGACGGCACCGCGCTGGACGCCGAGGCCGTCGTCACCTCCCTGCTGCGCCACCGCGATCTCCCCGGATCCGCGCGCGGCACCGAACTGGCCCCGGTCCGCAAGGCCGAGGCCACCGGACCGCTCACGGTCCGCCTGACGCTCGACCACGCCTACGTCCCGCTCACCGGCGTGCTCGCCGACCGGGCCGGAATGGTGATGTCACCGACCGCCCTTAAGAAGTACGGGAAGAACTTCACCAACCACCCCTCCTGCGTCGGCCCCTTCCGCTTCGTCGAGCGCGTCGGCGGCGACCGGATCGTCCTGAAGAAGGACCCGAACTACTACGACGCCGACCGGGTGCACCTGGACGGCGTGGTCTACAAGCCCATACCCGACGGCAACGTCCGGCTCGCCAACCTGCGCTCCGGCGACCTCCAGGTCGGCGACCAGATGGCCCCCGTCGACGTACGGAGCGCCCTGACCGAGCCGAAGCTCCAGCTGTTCAACTCCCCCTCACTCGGATACCAGGGCATCGGCCTCAACGTCGGCAACGTCAAGGGCCTCGGGGAGCAGCCCGGGAAGATCGACACCCCGATCGCCCGGGACGTCCGCGTCCGCGAGGCCTTCGAGCTGGCCATCGACCGCGAACTGCTCAACAAGGTCGTCTTCCAGGGCATGTACGAGCCCGCCTGCGGACCCATCTCCCCCCAGTCCGCGATCGCCCCCGGCATCAGGCCGCAGGACTGCCCCCGGCGCGACGTCGACCGTGCGAAGGAACTCCTGGAGGAGGCCGGGGTGAGGACCCCGGTGAAGATCGAGCTGAAGACCTCCACCACCCCGGAACAGGGACGCGTCGGACAGGTGCTCCAGGCCATGGTCAAGGAGGCGGGCTTCGAACTCTCGCTGCGCCCCACGGAGTACGCGACCATGCTCGCGGAGACCGACGCCGGCGACTACGACGTCTTCACCAGCGGCTGGTCCGGCCGGCTCGACCCGGACGGCAACGTCTCCAACTTCCTCAAGACCGCCGGCGCCATGAACGCCTACGGTCTCGGCGACCCGGAGATCGACAAGCTCATAGCCGAGGGCCGCAGCGTCGCGGACCCCGCGCGGCGCACCGAGATCTACGACCGGCTCACCCGGCGGGTCCAGGACGCCCACGCGCTGATCTACCTCTACCGGCAGAAGAACTACGTCGTCGCCGGCAAGGACGTCGCGGGCCTCCACGTCTACGGCGACGGACTGATCCGGGTCAAGAACGCGGGGTACACCCGATGA
- a CDS encoding maleylpyruvate isomerase family mycothiol-dependent enzyme gives MGSETDRGRDARGTLSGRLPEGLADALRATAEEIAELLRRAPDTGAAVPGLVWTVGEVAAHLAQANELMAEVAAGRSRRHGDGTAEGIASANEQALAAFGERRAEPLAAMIVAQTEAYLDAVATRPSQEALLTPMGPMGQRALGSYLLTHMLGHGFDLARALNRPHMVDRDRVALTLPFMVEAMPRVTDAAATAGLNARYAVRLWGGGRFGVTFTDGAATVGHEFPDRPDCTISIEPVTFLLMVLGRCSPAGAMARGRVLAWGRRPWLGPRFPEYFKAP, from the coding sequence ATGGGCTCGGAGACGGATCGGGGGAGGGATGCCCGGGGCACGCTCTCCGGGCGCCTGCCCGAGGGGCTGGCCGACGCGCTGCGTGCCACGGCCGAGGAGATCGCGGAGCTGTTGCGTCGCGCCCCGGACACCGGCGCCGCCGTGCCGGGGCTGGTGTGGACGGTGGGGGAGGTGGCCGCCCACCTGGCGCAGGCCAACGAGCTGATGGCGGAGGTGGCGGCGGGGCGGTCCCGGCGTCATGGCGACGGCACCGCCGAGGGCATCGCTTCGGCCAACGAGCAGGCACTCGCCGCATTCGGCGAGCGGCGGGCGGAGCCGCTGGCCGCGATGATCGTGGCGCAGACCGAGGCGTACCTGGACGCGGTGGCCACGCGCCCCTCGCAGGAGGCGCTGCTGACGCCGATGGGTCCGATGGGCCAGAGGGCCCTCGGCTCCTACCTCCTCACGCACATGCTGGGCCATGGCTTCGACCTGGCCCGTGCGCTGAATCGTCCGCACATGGTCGACCGGGACCGGGTCGCGCTGACGCTCCCGTTCATGGTCGAGGCCATGCCCCGGGTGACCGACGCCGCTGCCACGGCGGGGCTGAACGCCCGGTACGCGGTCCGGCTGTGGGGCGGCGGCCGGTTCGGGGTGACGTTCACCGACGGTGCGGCGACCGTGGGCCACGAGTTCCCCGACCGCCCGGACTGCACCATCTCCATCGAGCCGGTGACGTTCCTGCTGATGGTCCTCGGCCGCTGCTCGCCGGCGGGCGCCATGGCCCGGGGGCGGGTCCTGGCGTGGGGACGCAGGCCGTGGCTGGGGCCACGGTTCCCGGAGTACTTCAAGGCTCCGTGA